Proteins co-encoded in one Christiangramia fulva genomic window:
- a CDS encoding glycosyltransferase family 2 protein, with protein MQPCIKVIIPAHNEADSIALVIKEIPDYVDEVIVISNNSTDKTEENARNAGATVLTESQKGYGYACLKGMDYIASLNKKPDIIVFLDGDFSDFPKEMDKIIQPISEENCDFVVGARVKEWREKGSMTFPQIFGNWLATTLMKVFFNSRFTDLGPFRSIKYEKLLQLNMEDKTYGWTVEMQLKALRQNLSYAEVPVHYRNRIGFSKVSGTFKGAIFAGVKILGWIFKYSFK; from the coding sequence ATGCAGCCCTGTATTAAAGTCATTATCCCCGCCCATAACGAAGCCGATTCCATTGCTCTGGTCATCAAAGAAATTCCCGACTATGTTGATGAGGTGATCGTGATCAGCAATAACTCAACTGATAAAACCGAAGAAAACGCCCGAAATGCCGGTGCTACTGTGCTTACCGAATCTCAGAAGGGCTATGGCTACGCCTGCCTTAAAGGAATGGATTATATCGCTTCTCTAAACAAAAAGCCGGATATCATCGTATTTCTCGATGGAGATTTTTCTGATTTTCCGAAGGAGATGGATAAGATCATTCAGCCAATTTCAGAAGAAAATTGTGATTTTGTTGTGGGTGCAAGAGTTAAAGAGTGGCGGGAAAAAGGTTCAATGACCTTTCCGCAGATTTTCGGAAACTGGCTGGCGACGACCTTAATGAAAGTTTTTTTTAACTCGCGCTTTACCGATCTGGGGCCTTTTCGGTCCATAAAGTACGAGAAATTGCTGCAATTGAACATGGAAGACAAAACTTATGGGTGGACGGTTGAAATGCAACTCAAAGCTTTACGACAAAACCTAAGTTATGCCGAGGTGCCCGTGCATTACCGAAACAGGATTGGTTTCTCAAAAGTTTCGGGAACGTTTAAAGGTGCTATCTTTGCCGGAGTTAAAATCCTCGGTTGGATTTTTAAATATAGTTTTAAATGA
- a CDS encoding 4Fe-4S binding protein: MSRIQHNMAMTGDVPGSMDTVQKISVAVGFSGLFLLVLALFNVNFPHKPFFLALSLALIAAGVIAFASRAYIGKHAGIKNNGVWFRSMTSRGTLAWITGIVLTLFYIVLYWFPQYLGLNPDGENTGIISLFDPLSRILNGGPASQWFVYGTLYTLAILVFGYKFILKYRHNRYEIIRTFSVMFFQLGFAFLIPEILIRLNEPYYDFKNIWPLNYDLFAGYRIEEFLSSGNLGMFMLIFGVVSILVITPILTYKYGKRWYCSWVCGCGGLAETAGDPYRHLSDKSLFAWKVERWVIHSVLVFVTVMTIGVVYSFLNEHPEEYWISKDVFLWGCVVLLTVLFALIMIFKREELAKDAKRGAIIYLAIILGIIAINYFSYNGNIFFFPGYQLREWYGFLIGAIFSGVIGVGFYPIFGSRVWCRFGCPMAAILGMQQRLFSKFRITTNGGQCISCGNCSVYCEMGIDVRAYAQKGENIVRSSCVGCGICSAVCPRGVLKLENGSRNDRMKKHEPVMGDNMDLLDLIKQKSE, translated from the coding sequence ATGAGCAGAATTCAGCATAATATGGCAATGACAGGTGATGTGCCGGGAAGTATGGATACTGTTCAGAAAATTTCGGTAGCCGTGGGATTCTCGGGCTTGTTTTTACTGGTCCTGGCATTGTTCAATGTAAATTTTCCGCATAAGCCATTCTTTCTGGCACTTTCTCTGGCGCTTATCGCCGCAGGTGTTATCGCTTTTGCATCTCGCGCTTATATTGGAAAACATGCCGGGATAAAAAATAATGGCGTTTGGTTTCGTTCCATGACTTCCCGCGGGACTTTAGCCTGGATAACCGGTATTGTCCTCACTCTTTTTTACATCGTTCTTTACTGGTTTCCTCAATATCTCGGCCTCAATCCCGATGGTGAAAACACGGGTATCATTTCCCTTTTTGATCCCTTAAGTCGAATTTTAAATGGTGGACCGGCGAGCCAGTGGTTCGTATATGGAACCTTATATACGCTTGCGATTTTGGTTTTTGGCTATAAGTTCATTCTGAAATATCGCCATAATCGATATGAGATCATTCGGACTTTTTCGGTGATGTTCTTTCAGTTGGGCTTCGCTTTTCTGATTCCCGAAATTCTTATTCGGCTTAACGAGCCTTACTACGATTTCAAAAATATCTGGCCGCTTAATTACGATCTTTTTGCAGGTTATCGCATTGAGGAATTTTTGTCTTCTGGAAATCTCGGAATGTTCATGCTAATTTTCGGAGTAGTTTCCATTTTGGTGATCACTCCCATTCTGACCTACAAATACGGAAAACGCTGGTATTGTTCCTGGGTTTGCGGCTGTGGCGGCCTCGCCGAAACTGCCGGAGATCCTTATCGGCATCTTTCCGATAAATCCCTTTTCGCCTGGAAAGTCGAGCGTTGGGTGATACATTCGGTGCTGGTTTTTGTAACGGTCATGACCATCGGCGTTGTATATTCATTTCTAAATGAACATCCTGAAGAGTATTGGATTTCAAAAGATGTTTTCCTCTGGGGATGTGTGGTTCTTCTTACAGTGCTTTTTGCACTTATCATGATCTTTAAACGTGAAGAACTGGCGAAAGACGCCAAAAGAGGTGCGATCATTTACCTGGCGATCATTCTTGGAATTATCGCGATCAATTATTTCAGTTATAATGGGAATATCTTCTTTTTTCCCGGTTATCAGCTTAGGGAATGGTATGGATTCCTGATCGGCGCTATTTTTTCTGGCGTAATAGGAGTAGGTTTTTATCCCATTTTCGGAAGTCGCGTCTGGTGCCGTTTTGGCTGTCCCATGGCGGCGATATTGGGAATGCAGCAAAGATTATTCTCAAAATTCAGAATTACAACCAATGGCGGGCAATGTATTTCCTGCGGGAACTGCTCTGTTTACTGCGAGATGGGAATTGATGTTCGCGCCTATGCACAGAAAGGTGAAAATATCGTTCGCTCCAGTTGTGTTGGCTGCGGAATTTGCTCCGCCGTTTGTCCGCGTGGCGTTTTAAAACTGGAAAATGGTTCCAGAAACGATAGAATGAAAAAGCACGAACCGGTGATGGGAGATAATATGGATCTGCTCGATTTAATTAAACAGAAAAGCGAATAA
- a CDS encoding NAD(P)/FAD-dependent oxidoreductase, with product MEHIVIIGNGISGITAARHIRKNSGHKITVISGESEYFFSRTALMYVYMGHMKWDHLKPYEDWFWEKNRIKLLKEWVESIDFSNKELHFQSGGRLNYDKLIIATGSVHNKFGWKGQDLEGVQGLITKQDLEMLEENTKNCRKAVIVGGGLIGVELAEMLKTRNIEVTMLVREKAFWQNVLPLEDAEFISAHIRSHGIDLRHETELDEILGNEYGSACAVKTKTGEKIECQLVGLCAGVRPKISFLKNSELETDLGILVDEYLETNIPDVYAIGDCAQQRKAIGNRKPVEAVWYTGRIMGETLAQTILGKRTAYEPGNWFNSAKFFDIEYQTYGWVNAIPEPGEQHFHWEHKDGTRAITIAFNTVTDEFLGINTFGIRMRHEVFDKWLNENRKISYVLKNLRQANFDPEFYDRYEKEIFESFKNNLQKV from the coding sequence ATGGAGCATATCGTGATTATTGGAAATGGAATTTCGGGAATTACCGCCGCGCGGCATATCCGTAAAAATTCCGGTCATAAAATCACGGTGATTTCAGGAGAGAGCGAGTACTTTTTCTCACGTACCGCGCTTATGTATGTCTATATGGGGCACATGAAATGGGATCATCTAAAACCCTATGAAGACTGGTTCTGGGAAAAAAATAGAATCAAACTTTTAAAAGAATGGGTTGAAAGCATCGACTTCTCTAACAAAGAACTTCATTTTCAAAGCGGCGGCAGGCTCAATTACGATAAGCTTATCATCGCGACAGGTTCTGTTCATAACAAGTTTGGCTGGAAGGGGCAGGATCTTGAAGGAGTTCAGGGCCTTATTACCAAACAGGATCTGGAAATGCTGGAAGAAAACACTAAAAATTGCCGAAAAGCGGTAATTGTTGGTGGCGGACTTATTGGCGTGGAATTGGCCGAGATGCTGAAGACCCGAAATATTGAAGTCACCATGCTTGTTCGCGAAAAGGCTTTCTGGCAAAATGTTTTGCCCCTGGAAGACGCGGAATTTATTTCGGCTCATATTCGCTCCCACGGAATCGATCTTCGTCACGAAACCGAACTTGATGAAATTCTAGGAAATGAATATGGAAGTGCATGTGCGGTAAAGACAAAAACCGGGGAAAAAATCGAATGCCAGCTTGTTGGCCTTTGTGCCGGAGTGCGGCCGAAAATCTCTTTCTTGAAAAATTCTGAACTGGAAACCGATCTGGGAATCCTGGTCGATGAATATCTCGAAACAAATATTCCCGATGTTTACGCGATTGGCGACTGCGCGCAGCAAAGAAAGGCTATCGGTAATCGGAAACCTGTCGAAGCGGTCTGGTACACCGGCCGAATAATGGGTGAAACACTTGCGCAAACAATTCTTGGTAAAAGGACCGCTTATGAACCCGGGAACTGGTTTAACTCAGCCAAATTTTTTGATATCGAATACCAGACTTACGGCTGGGTGAACGCCATTCCCGAGCCTGGCGAGCAACATTTTCACTGGGAGCATAAAGACGGGACCAGGGCCATTACAATAGCTTTTAATACCGTCACAGATGAATTTCTAGGCATCAATACTTTCGGAATACGAATGCGGCACGAGGTTTTTGATAAATGGCTAAACGAAAACAGGAAAATCAGTTATGTTTTGAAAAATTTGCGACAGGCGAATTTTGATCCCGAGTTTTATGACCGTTATGAAAAGGAAATTTTCGAGAGCTTTAAAAACAATCTTCAGAAAGTCTAA
- a CDS encoding glycoside hydrolase family 113, producing the protein MSKSFSFSFFIVIGSILILLFSCQATKVPQKKINGVSLVAARDSLREKEVNPILAVNANAVALMPFAFLKTEGTPQLYFNQNRQWFGETVAGIEQSVKLLHQKDLQVMIKPQIWLRNGSFTGDLNFETEENWQKFENDYRDYILLYARIAAERKVEFFCIGTELFNFVKERPVFWRNLVSEIRKIYSGKIVYAENWDKIDQIDLWVELDFIGVDAYFPISEKISPEEEEIAEGWEKHLNLMQKLSRKYEKQILFTEYGYRSTDYALKEPWNSGRENSSKNFNLQARALKVLYEEVWDENWFAGGFLWKWHQHEDSGGLENDRFTPQNKPAEKIVQEYYGKFRN; encoded by the coding sequence ATGAGCAAGTCATTTTCTTTTTCCTTTTTCATCGTAATCGGGAGTATTTTGATCCTGCTTTTTTCCTGTCAGGCCACAAAGGTGCCTCAGAAAAAGATCAACGGGGTAAGTCTTGTGGCTGCCCGCGACAGTTTGAGGGAGAAGGAGGTGAATCCGATCCTTGCAGTTAATGCGAATGCTGTAGCGCTTATGCCTTTTGCTTTTCTAAAAACAGAAGGTACTCCTCAGCTTTACTTTAACCAGAATCGCCAGTGGTTCGGTGAAACCGTCGCAGGTATCGAGCAGTCTGTAAAACTTTTACATCAGAAGGATCTCCAGGTAATGATCAAACCACAAATTTGGCTTCGCAATGGGTCTTTTACCGGTGATCTGAATTTCGAAACAGAAGAAAACTGGCAAAAATTCGAGAATGACTATCGTGATTATATCCTCCTTTACGCGAGAATTGCGGCTGAACGGAAAGTCGAGTTTTTTTGTATAGGTACCGAGCTCTTTAATTTTGTAAAAGAAAGACCTGTTTTCTGGAGAAACCTGGTTTCTGAGATCAGAAAAATTTATTCCGGAAAAATAGTATATGCTGAAAACTGGGATAAAATAGACCAGATTGACCTCTGGGTGGAATTGGATTTTATAGGAGTGGACGCCTATTTTCCAATAAGTGAAAAAATTTCGCCCGAAGAAGAGGAAATAGCGGAGGGTTGGGAAAAACATTTGAATTTAATGCAAAAGCTCTCGCGCAAGTATGAAAAACAAATCCTTTTTACCGAATATGGATACAGAAGTACCGATTATGCCTTAAAAGAACCCTGGAATTCCGGAAGGGAAAATTCGTCCAAGAACTTTAATCTCCAGGCAAGAGCGCTCAAAGTACTGTATGAAGAGGTTTGGGATGAAAATTGGTTTGCAGGCGGTTTTCTTTGGAAATGGCATCAGCATGAAGATTCAGGCGGACTCGAAAATGACCGGTTCACACCTCAAAATAAACCTGCTGAAAAGATAGTACAGGAATATTACGGGAAATTCAGGAATTAA
- a CDS encoding TIGR04283 family arsenosugar biosynthesis glycosyltransferase, producing the protein MLSIIIPVFNEEKYLPLLLKHIRKVSSGNIAEIIVVDGGSTDNTLLIAKNAPEVKLLISEKGRAIQMNTGAKKASSEILYFLHADSLPPKDFDGLILKEINKGNKAGCFMMKFDKKHWWLNLVSQFTRVNHISCRGGDQSLFITKQLFEEIGGFDESYRVYEDNEIIKRLYQKNQFTVIKKWLITSARLYKRMGIWNTQLLFLQIYWKRRFGASAEELYMHYYKRVNS; encoded by the coding sequence ATGCTCAGTATTATTATTCCGGTTTTTAATGAAGAAAAATATCTGCCGCTTTTGCTGAAGCATATCAGAAAGGTCTCTTCGGGAAATATAGCTGAAATCATTGTTGTGGATGGTGGAAGTACCGATAATACCCTTCTTATTGCTAAAAATGCCCCGGAAGTAAAACTTTTAATTTCTGAAAAGGGGAGAGCCATACAAATGAATACTGGCGCGAAAAAAGCCAGTTCTGAAATTCTTTATTTTCTGCACGCTGACAGTCTTCCTCCCAAAGATTTTGATGGATTAATTCTTAAGGAAATAAATAAAGGGAATAAGGCCGGCTGTTTTATGATGAAATTTGACAAAAAACACTGGTGGCTGAACCTGGTTTCGCAATTTACCAGAGTGAACCATATTTCCTGCCGTGGGGGAGACCAGTCTTTATTTATCACAAAGCAGCTTTTTGAAGAAATTGGCGGTTTTGATGAATCTTACAGAGTTTATGAAGATAATGAGATCATAAAAAGGCTTTATCAGAAAAATCAATTTACGGTTATTAAAAAATGGCTTATCACCTCTGCCAGACTCTACAAAAGAATGGGAATTTGGAATACACAGCTGCTATTCCTTCAGATTTACTGGAAGAGACGTTTTGGAGCTTCCGCCGAGGAACTCTACATGCATTACTACAAACGTGTTAATTCCTGA
- a CDS encoding DUF547 domain-containing protein, translated as MKKLILSMVLISGLTVFGSCNLISSAGYNSKGLPASEFQGEISDVQDPKIDHSLWTELLRKHVDDKGRVDYKGFQQDREKLDEYLKMLSSQNPSESWSKAELLAYYINLYNAYTVDLILKNYPVESIKDIHAPWTKAFIKVGDTKISLGGIENSLLRKMNEPRIHFAINCASISCPNLRNEAYTAKKIDQQLEEAAKEFINSDKNEISEDSAKLSRIFDWYEGDFTGDGKTIVEYINKYSNTKLKPNAWIKYKDYNWNLNDVK; from the coding sequence ATGAAGAAGTTAATTTTAAGTATGGTTTTGATTTCAGGCCTTACGGTATTCGGTTCCTGTAATCTTATTTCGAGTGCAGGCTATAACAGCAAAGGCCTTCCTGCTTCTGAATTCCAGGGAGAAATTTCGGATGTTCAAGATCCAAAAATCGACCACAGCCTTTGGACAGAGCTTCTTCGAAAACATGTGGATGATAAAGGCCGGGTGGATTATAAAGGTTTTCAGCAGGATCGTGAAAAACTTGACGAATATTTAAAAATGCTTTCCTCACAAAATCCATCCGAAAGTTGGAGTAAAGCTGAACTTCTTGCCTATTACATCAATCTTTATAATGCCTATACCGTAGATCTAATTCTGAAAAATTATCCGGTGGAAAGCATCAAAGATATACATGCGCCCTGGACAAAGGCGTTTATTAAGGTCGGGGACACGAAAATTTCCCTGGGCGGTATAGAAAACAGCCTTCTCCGAAAAATGAACGAACCTCGCATTCATTTCGCGATAAACTGTGCTTCGATCTCCTGCCCGAATTTGAGAAATGAAGCTTATACGGCCAAAAAAATCGATCAACAATTAGAGGAAGCGGCAAAGGAATTTATCAATTCTGATAAGAATGAAATTTCTGAAGACTCTGCTAAACTTTCCAGGATCTTCGACTGGTATGAAGGTGATTTTACCGGCGATGGAAAAACCATTGTAGAATATATCAATAAGTATTCTAATACTAAATTGAAACCCAATGCCTGGATCAAGTATAAAGATTATAACTGGAACCTGAATGATGTAAAATAG
- the arsM gene encoding arsenosugar biosynthesis arsenite methyltransferase ArsM has translation MSYLETTKQVYKDAALTPDVGLCCTTNPIWELPGLKIPKIMQEMNYGCGTTVHARDLTNNPRVLYVGVGGGMELLQFAYFSRQKSGVVGVDVVDEMLEASRKNFKEAEKLNPWFKSEFVDLKKGDATDLPVEDNSIDVAAQNCLFNIFKTEELTKALKEMYRVLKPHGRLVMSDPTCEQPINEVLRNDERLRALCLSGSLPLAEYIKALTDVGFGTIEIRARKPYRILDPKNYPTEELIYIESVEVAAIKDPMPEDGPCVFTGKAAIYYGENDHFDDKKGHVLLKNQPLAVCDKTAGALAALGRDDIFISESTFHYDGGGCC, from the coding sequence ATGAGCTATTTAGAAACTACAAAACAGGTCTATAAAGACGCAGCTCTAACGCCCGATGTTGGGTTATGCTGCACCACGAATCCTATTTGGGAATTGCCGGGTTTGAAGATCCCAAAGATCATGCAGGAAATGAATTACGGCTGCGGAACCACTGTTCATGCGAGGGATCTTACTAACAATCCTCGCGTTCTCTATGTAGGGGTAGGCGGAGGAATGGAATTGCTGCAGTTCGCTTATTTTTCGCGCCAAAAATCCGGCGTGGTAGGAGTCGACGTAGTGGACGAAATGCTGGAAGCGTCCCGAAAGAATTTTAAGGAAGCCGAAAAATTGAATCCCTGGTTCAAATCGGAATTTGTTGATTTGAAAAAAGGCGACGCCACAGATCTTCCTGTAGAGGATAATTCGATTGATGTCGCCGCTCAAAACTGTCTTTTCAATATCTTCAAAACCGAAGAATTAACCAAAGCGCTTAAAGAGATGTATCGGGTGTTAAAGCCACACGGACGCCTGGTGATGAGCGATCCCACCTGCGAACAACCGATAAACGAAGTGCTTAGAAATGATGAGAGACTTCGCGCCTTATGCCTTAGCGGAAGCCTTCCCCTGGCGGAATATATAAAAGCGCTTACCGATGTTGGTTTTGGTACTATTGAGATCAGGGCTCGAAAACCTTACCGAATACTGGATCCTAAAAACTATCCTACTGAAGAATTGATTTATATCGAATCGGTTGAGGTAGCTGCGATCAAAGATCCTATGCCTGAAGATGGACCCTGTGTCTTTACCGGAAAAGCAGCGATCTATTACGGTGAAAATGATCATTTTGATGACAAGAAAGGCCATGTTTTATTGAAAAATCAGCCACTTGCTGTTTGTGATAAAACGGCCGGCGCCCTTGCTGCTTTAGGCCGGGACGATATTTTTATAAGTGAATCTACCTTTCACTACGACGGGGGCGGATGTTGCTAA
- a CDS encoding purine-nucleoside phosphorylase: MTDRIDESVDYLKSKGFGEPEVGIILGTGLGKLLDDVEVEVEASYNHIPYFPTATVEFHKGKLIFGKLEGKKVVVMQGRFHLYEGYSLYDVTYPVRVMKRLGIKRLLVSNASGSINLDYKKGELMMIEDHINLLGGSPLAFHGVERLGERFVDMSEPYDPEMNDLFIEAAKKLNIKLHTGVYASVLGPQLETKAEYRYLKIIGADAVGMSTVPEVIVANHLHIPVSAISVITDEGDPDNLDKVDIQEILAMAAKAEPNMVKLFKELLKKI, from the coding sequence ATGACTGACCGTATTGATGAATCGGTAGATTATCTAAAATCAAAAGGCTTCGGAGAACCCGAAGTAGGAATTATCCTGGGCACGGGATTGGGTAAACTTCTTGATGATGTAGAGGTTGAGGTAGAGGCAAGTTATAATCATATTCCATATTTCCCTACCGCAACCGTGGAATTTCACAAAGGGAAATTGATTTTCGGAAAACTCGAAGGGAAAAAGGTAGTGGTGATGCAGGGTCGTTTTCACCTTTACGAAGGCTACAGTCTGTATGATGTAACTTATCCGGTGCGGGTAATGAAACGTCTGGGGATAAAAAGGCTACTCGTTTCTAATGCTTCCGGCTCGATCAATCTCGATTATAAAAAGGGAGAACTCATGATGATTGAAGATCATATTAATCTTCTGGGCGGTTCCCCGTTAGCATTTCACGGAGTAGAAAGGTTAGGAGAGCGTTTCGTTGATATGAGTGAACCTTATGATCCCGAAATGAACGATCTTTTTATAGAAGCGGCGAAGAAACTGAACATAAAATTACATACAGGAGTTTATGCTTCTGTGCTGGGTCCGCAACTGGAAACCAAAGCCGAATATCGCTATTTGAAGATTATCGGTGCCGATGCGGTGGGGATGAGCACTGTACCCGAGGTGATCGTGGCGAATCACCTGCATATTCCGGTTTCGGCAATTTCAGTGATTACCGATGAAGGTGATCCTGATAATCTTGATAAGGTAGATATACAGGAGATCCTGGCGATGGCAGCAAAAGCTGAACCCAATATGGTGAAATTGTTTAAAGAATTACTTAAGAAGATATAA
- a CDS encoding TIGR04282 family arsenosugar biosynthesis glycosyltransferase: MTNKSLLIIFTKNPELGRVKTRLAKDIGDENALEIYKRLLAHSKKITAPVKAVKQVFYASEIAKNDLWNEDIYSKKEQKGNDLGERMLNAFQEGFKSGFKNIVIIGTDIFDIETKDIEMAFSSLNENDFVIGPASDGGYYLLGMNCLNSDVFKNKKWSTSSVLQDTLDDLKNHSVKILPQRKDIDVIEDIEGIPAFKKIIEND, encoded by the coding sequence ATGACAAATAAAAGCTTGCTGATCATTTTCACCAAAAATCCCGAATTGGGAAGGGTTAAAACCCGTTTAGCCAAGGATATTGGCGATGAAAATGCTCTTGAAATTTATAAAAGACTATTAGCTCATTCCAAAAAGATTACTGCTCCAGTAAAAGCTGTTAAACAGGTTTTTTATGCTTCTGAAATCGCCAAAAATGACCTTTGGAATGAAGATATCTATAGTAAGAAGGAACAAAAAGGAAATGATCTGGGCGAGCGAATGCTAAATGCTTTCCAAGAAGGTTTTAAGAGTGGCTTTAAAAATATAGTGATCATCGGGACCGATATTTTTGATATCGAAACAAAAGATATTGAAATGGCTTTCAGCAGTTTAAATGAGAATGATTTTGTAATTGGTCCGGCTTCTGATGGCGGATATTATCTTTTAGGGATGAATTGCTTAAATTCGGATGTGTTTAAAAATAAAAAATGGAGCACTTCCTCTGTCCTTCAGGATACACTCGATGACCTTAAAAATCATTCCGTGAAAATACTTCCACAGCGAAAAGACATTGATGTTATTGAAGATATCGAAGGAATACCAGCTTTTAAAAAAATTATAGAAAATGACTGA
- the arsS gene encoding arsenosugar biosynthesis radical SAM (seleno)protein ArsS (Some members of this family are selenoproteins.) yields the protein MSIKSLKARHNDLSKPEIQLEFLNNGIFRQGELPKFKDKIAATGKFPLKPKKLEILQINVGYMCNQVCSHCHVDAGPDRKEIMTKNTMQQCLEVIKNTGAHTLDLTGGAPEMNPHFRWFVEEASKAGIKDFIVRSNLTIILANKKYHDLPEFFKKYNVHVVSSLPFYKKEKTDRQRGEGVFDKSIKALQMLNKVGYAQEGSDLKLDLVYNPAGAFLPTNQEAMEKDFKKALKEDFNIDFNNLFAITNLPISRFLEYLIASENYEDYMYALVEAYNPAAVENVMCTNTISVSWDGWLYDCDFNQMLELKVDSKVKHISEYNEDLLNDRNIVISQHCYGCTAGAGSSCQGSVA from the coding sequence ATGTCTATAAAATCACTGAAAGCACGCCATAACGATCTTTCTAAACCCGAAATACAACTGGAGTTCCTGAACAACGGCATTTTCAGGCAAGGTGAGCTGCCCAAATTTAAAGATAAGATTGCTGCAACAGGGAAATTTCCCTTAAAGCCAAAAAAATTAGAGATCCTGCAAATAAATGTGGGTTATATGTGTAATCAGGTTTGTTCGCACTGCCATGTTGATGCGGGTCCTGATCGTAAGGAAATAATGACTAAAAATACCATGCAGCAGTGCCTGGAGGTAATAAAAAATACTGGCGCCCATACTTTGGATCTTACCGGCGGAGCACCCGAAATGAATCCTCATTTTCGTTGGTTTGTGGAAGAAGCTTCCAAAGCGGGGATCAAAGATTTTATTGTGCGCTCCAATCTTACCATAATTCTGGCAAATAAAAAATACCACGATCTTCCTGAGTTTTTTAAAAAATACAACGTGCATGTGGTTTCTTCCCTTCCGTTTTACAAAAAGGAGAAAACCGACAGGCAGCGGGGAGAAGGCGTTTTTGACAAATCAATAAAAGCCCTTCAAATGCTCAATAAGGTGGGATATGCACAGGAGGGAAGCGATTTGAAGCTCGACCTCGTTTACAATCCTGCCGGTGCTTTTCTGCCAACCAATCAGGAAGCGATGGAAAAGGATTTTAAAAAGGCTCTGAAAGAAGATTTTAATATCGATTTCAATAATCTTTTTGCGATCACCAATTTGCCTATAAGCCGATTTCTTGAATATTTGATCGCTTCTGAAAATTATGAAGATTATATGTACGCGCTGGTAGAGGCCTACAATCCAGCAGCTGTCGAAAATGTGATGTGTACCAATACTATTTCGGTTAGCTGGGACGGCTGGCTTTACGATTGCGATTTTAACCAGATGCTGGAGCTCAAGGTTGACAGCAAGGTGAAGCACATAAGCGAGTATAATGAGGATTTGTTGAATGACCGCAATATTGTTATTTCCCAACATTGTTACGGCTGTACGGCTGGAGCGGGAAGCAGCTGCCAGGGAAGTGTAGCCTGA
- a CDS encoding arsenosugar biosynthesis-associated peroxidase-like protein codes for MPNNYYDAADLRKFGEITEWSEELGKKFFDYYGKVFEEGALSAREKSLIALAVAHVVKCPYCIDAYTKDGLQRGITKEEMMEAVHAGAAIESGATLVHGVQMMNKYKKLSM; via the coding sequence ATGCCTAATAATTATTATGATGCAGCCGATCTCAGAAAGTTCGGTGAAATTACTGAATGGAGCGAAGAACTGGGAAAAAAGTTCTTTGACTATTATGGGAAAGTCTTTGAAGAAGGAGCACTTTCGGCTCGTGAAAAATCACTTATTGCGCTAGCTGTCGCTCATGTGGTGAAATGTCCCTATTGTATTGATGCCTATACCAAAGACGGACTCCAAAGAGGGATCACAAAAGAAGAAATGATGGAAGCCGTTCATGCCGGTGCAGCCATAGAAAGTGGGGCAACCCTGGTGCATGGTGTGCAAATGATGAATAAATATAAGAAGCTTAGTATGTAA